The following proteins are encoded in a genomic region of Micropterus dolomieu isolate WLL.071019.BEF.003 ecotype Adirondacks linkage group LG04, ASM2129224v1, whole genome shotgun sequence:
- the LOC123969770 gene encoding uncharacterized protein LOC123969770 isoform X3 yields MIQAGSCQVHGNVTGDAMPQNGMNNEGRRRGMSRRTCKANGQVSRQVPGTGLVNGAVVHNGCPAADTRTSENTPAGTLNGTKSQCMVNGYINHGYKGKSWKRAPQRTFRKQGSTISVVGDASADGRVCSAGFPGGISVNCATSLDTVDLPRNSDQMAPEPSPSATAKKQRRRKIFRRKKRCATNLTAALNKIMRGTEAACLENSTPPLVPPKEEEDWENEIKEVTLTDWEKMAFLPYGPEDVLHFALRDLTLKERDTVAVDLPVTANYSPARHHPRPMQWFSYSIPTEQDQFADADE; encoded by the exons ATGATTCAAGCAGGGTCATGTCAAG TCCACGGTAACGTTACAG GTGACGCAATGCCTCAGAATGGTATGAACAATGAGGGTCGAAGAAGAGGAATGAGTCGCAGAACCTGTAAAGCCAATGGTCAGGTCAGCAGGCAGGTCCCAGGCACAGGTTTGGTTAATGGAGCCGTTGTTCACAATGGCTGCCCAGCCGCTGACACTAGAACGAGTGAGAACACACCAGCTGGCACACTGAATGGTACCAAATCACAATGCATGGTTAATGGTTATATTAACCATGGGTACAAGGGCAAGAGTTGGAAAAGAGCACCCCAGAGGACATTCAGGAAACAAGGAAGCACGATTTCAGTTGTCGGCGATGCCTCAGCAGATGGCCGGGTCTGCAGTGCTGGCTTTCCAGGTGGGATCTCAGTGAATTGTGCCACCAGTCTAGACACTGTTGATTTGCCCCGTAATTCTGACCAAATGGCACCAGAGCCCAGCCCGTCAGCAACAgcaaagaaacagagaagaagaaagatatTCAGACGTAAGAAGAGGTGCGCCACCAACCTTACAGCTGCTTTGAATAAAATCATGAG AGGCACTGAGGCCGCCTGTCTGGAGAACTCGACACCCCCACTGGTCCCACCgaaagaggaggaagactgGGAGAATGAGATCAAAGAGGTCACACTGACTGACTGGGAAAAAATGGCTTTTTTACCGTATg GTCCAGAAGATGTGCTCCATTTTGCTCTGCGGGATTTGACGCTTAAAGAAAGGGACACAGTTGCAGTTGACCTGCCGGTGACAGCCAATTACAGCCCAGCTCGACACCACCCACGCCCTATGCAATGGTTCAGCTACAGCATTCCCACTGAGCAAGACCAGTTCGCAGATGCTGATGAGTAA
- the LOC123969770 gene encoding uncharacterized protein LOC123969770 isoform X4: MSTVTLQPSNHTGDAMPQNGMNNEGRRRGMSRRTCKANGQVSRQVPGTGLVNGAVVHNGCPAADTRTSENTPAGTLNGTKSQCMVNGYINHGYKGKSWKRAPQRTFRKQGSTISVVGDASADGRVCSAGFPGGISVNCATSLDTVDLPRNSDQMAPEPSPSATAKKQRRRKIFRRKKRCATNLTAALNKIMRGTEAACLENSTPPLVPPKEEEDWENEIKEVTLTDWEKMAFLPYGPEDVLHFALRDLTLKERDTVAVDLPVTANYSPARHHPRPMQWFSYSIPTEQDQFADADE, encoded by the exons ATG TCCACGGTAACGTTACAG CCCTCCAACCATACAGGTGACGCAATGCCTCAGAATGGTATGAACAATGAGGGTCGAAGAAGAGGAATGAGTCGCAGAACCTGTAAAGCCAATGGTCAGGTCAGCAGGCAGGTCCCAGGCACAGGTTTGGTTAATGGAGCCGTTGTTCACAATGGCTGCCCAGCCGCTGACACTAGAACGAGTGAGAACACACCAGCTGGCACACTGAATGGTACCAAATCACAATGCATGGTTAATGGTTATATTAACCATGGGTACAAGGGCAAGAGTTGGAAAAGAGCACCCCAGAGGACATTCAGGAAACAAGGAAGCACGATTTCAGTTGTCGGCGATGCCTCAGCAGATGGCCGGGTCTGCAGTGCTGGCTTTCCAGGTGGGATCTCAGTGAATTGTGCCACCAGTCTAGACACTGTTGATTTGCCCCGTAATTCTGACCAAATGGCACCAGAGCCCAGCCCGTCAGCAACAgcaaagaaacagagaagaagaaagatatTCAGACGTAAGAAGAGGTGCGCCACCAACCTTACAGCTGCTTTGAATAAAATCATGAG AGGCACTGAGGCCGCCTGTCTGGAGAACTCGACACCCCCACTGGTCCCACCgaaagaggaggaagactgGGAGAATGAGATCAAAGAGGTCACACTGACTGACTGGGAAAAAATGGCTTTTTTACCGTATg GTCCAGAAGATGTGCTCCATTTTGCTCTGCGGGATTTGACGCTTAAAGAAAGGGACACAGTTGCAGTTGACCTGCCGGTGACAGCCAATTACAGCCCAGCTCGACACCACCCACGCCCTATGCAATGGTTCAGCTACAGCATTCCCACTGAGCAAGACCAGTTCGCAGATGCTGATGAGTAA
- the LOC123969770 gene encoding uncharacterized protein LOC123969770 isoform X2 yields the protein MTPFLYENISCQIIYNNVMFIYVPAPPIPMSHPHNLDGPLGVRYTGGCLLQSTVTLQPSNHTGDAMPQNGMNNEGRRRGMSRRTCKANGQVSRQVPGTGLVNGAVVHNGCPAADTRTSENTPAGTLNGTKSQCMVNGYINHGYKGKSWKRAPQRTFRKQGSTISVVGDASADGRVCSAGFPGGISVNCATSLDTVDLPRNSDQMAPEPSPSATAKKQRRRKIFRRKKRGTEAACLENSTPPLVPPKEEEDWENEIKEVTLTDWEKMAFLPYGPEDVLHFALRDLTLKERDTVAVDLPVTANYSPARHHPRPMQWFSYSIPTEQDQFADADE from the exons ATGACGCCATTTTTGTATGAAAACATATCTTGCCAAATCATATATAACaatgtcatgtttatttatgttccGGCGCCACCCATTCCTATGTCCCATCCCCACAATCTTGATGGGCCGCTTGGTGTGCGCTACACGGGTGGATGTTTGCTGCAGTCCACGGTAACGTTACAG CCCTCCAACCATACAGGTGACGCAATGCCTCAGAATGGTATGAACAATGAGGGTCGAAGAAGAGGAATGAGTCGCAGAACCTGTAAAGCCAATGGTCAGGTCAGCAGGCAGGTCCCAGGCACAGGTTTGGTTAATGGAGCCGTTGTTCACAATGGCTGCCCAGCCGCTGACACTAGAACGAGTGAGAACACACCAGCTGGCACACTGAATGGTACCAAATCACAATGCATGGTTAATGGTTATATTAACCATGGGTACAAGGGCAAGAGTTGGAAAAGAGCACCCCAGAGGACATTCAGGAAACAAGGAAGCACGATTTCAGTTGTCGGCGATGCCTCAGCAGATGGCCGGGTCTGCAGTGCTGGCTTTCCAGGTGGGATCTCAGTGAATTGTGCCACCAGTCTAGACACTGTTGATTTGCCCCGTAATTCTGACCAAATGGCACCAGAGCCCAGCCCGTCAGCAACAgcaaagaaacagagaagaagaaagatatTCAGACGTAAGAAGAG AGGCACTGAGGCCGCCTGTCTGGAGAACTCGACACCCCCACTGGTCCCACCgaaagaggaggaagactgGGAGAATGAGATCAAAGAGGTCACACTGACTGACTGGGAAAAAATGGCTTTTTTACCGTATg GTCCAGAAGATGTGCTCCATTTTGCTCTGCGGGATTTGACGCTTAAAGAAAGGGACACAGTTGCAGTTGACCTGCCGGTGACAGCCAATTACAGCCCAGCTCGACACCACCCACGCCCTATGCAATGGTTCAGCTACAGCATTCCCACTGAGCAAGACCAGTTCGCAGATGCTGATGAGTAA
- the LOC123969770 gene encoding uncharacterized protein LOC123969770 isoform X1, translated as MTPFLYENISCQIIYNNVMFIYVPAPPIPMSHPHNLDGPLGVRYTGGCLLQSTVTLQPSNHTGDAMPQNGMNNEGRRRGMSRRTCKANGQVSRQVPGTGLVNGAVVHNGCPAADTRTSENTPAGTLNGTKSQCMVNGYINHGYKGKSWKRAPQRTFRKQGSTISVVGDASADGRVCSAGFPGGISVNCATSLDTVDLPRNSDQMAPEPSPSATAKKQRRRKIFRRKKRCATNLTAALNKIMRGTEAACLENSTPPLVPPKEEEDWENEIKEVTLTDWEKMAFLPYGPEDVLHFALRDLTLKERDTVAVDLPVTANYSPARHHPRPMQWFSYSIPTEQDQFADADE; from the exons ATGACGCCATTTTTGTATGAAAACATATCTTGCCAAATCATATATAACaatgtcatgtttatttatgttccGGCGCCACCCATTCCTATGTCCCATCCCCACAATCTTGATGGGCCGCTTGGTGTGCGCTACACGGGTGGATGTTTGCTGCAGTCCACGGTAACGTTACAG CCCTCCAACCATACAGGTGACGCAATGCCTCAGAATGGTATGAACAATGAGGGTCGAAGAAGAGGAATGAGTCGCAGAACCTGTAAAGCCAATGGTCAGGTCAGCAGGCAGGTCCCAGGCACAGGTTTGGTTAATGGAGCCGTTGTTCACAATGGCTGCCCAGCCGCTGACACTAGAACGAGTGAGAACACACCAGCTGGCACACTGAATGGTACCAAATCACAATGCATGGTTAATGGTTATATTAACCATGGGTACAAGGGCAAGAGTTGGAAAAGAGCACCCCAGAGGACATTCAGGAAACAAGGAAGCACGATTTCAGTTGTCGGCGATGCCTCAGCAGATGGCCGGGTCTGCAGTGCTGGCTTTCCAGGTGGGATCTCAGTGAATTGTGCCACCAGTCTAGACACTGTTGATTTGCCCCGTAATTCTGACCAAATGGCACCAGAGCCCAGCCCGTCAGCAACAgcaaagaaacagagaagaagaaagatatTCAGACGTAAGAAGAGGTGCGCCACCAACCTTACAGCTGCTTTGAATAAAATCATGAG AGGCACTGAGGCCGCCTGTCTGGAGAACTCGACACCCCCACTGGTCCCACCgaaagaggaggaagactgGGAGAATGAGATCAAAGAGGTCACACTGACTGACTGGGAAAAAATGGCTTTTTTACCGTATg GTCCAGAAGATGTGCTCCATTTTGCTCTGCGGGATTTGACGCTTAAAGAAAGGGACACAGTTGCAGTTGACCTGCCGGTGACAGCCAATTACAGCCCAGCTCGACACCACCCACGCCCTATGCAATGGTTCAGCTACAGCATTCCCACTGAGCAAGACCAGTTCGCAGATGCTGATGAGTAA
- the LOC123969770 gene encoding uncharacterized protein LOC123969770 isoform X5, with amino-acid sequence MPQNGMNNEGRRRGMSRRTCKANGQVSRQVPGTGLVNGAVVHNGCPAADTRTSENTPAGTLNGTKSQCMVNGYINHGYKGKSWKRAPQRTFRKQGSTISVVGDASADGRVCSAGFPGGISVNCATSLDTVDLPRNSDQMAPEPSPSATAKKQRRRKIFRRKKRCATNLTAALNKIMRGTEAACLENSTPPLVPPKEEEDWENEIKEVTLTDWEKMAFLPYGPEDVLHFALRDLTLKERDTVAVDLPVTANYSPARHHPRPMQWFSYSIPTEQDQFADADE; translated from the exons ATGCCTCAGAATGGTATGAACAATGAGGGTCGAAGAAGAGGAATGAGTCGCAGAACCTGTAAAGCCAATGGTCAGGTCAGCAGGCAGGTCCCAGGCACAGGTTTGGTTAATGGAGCCGTTGTTCACAATGGCTGCCCAGCCGCTGACACTAGAACGAGTGAGAACACACCAGCTGGCACACTGAATGGTACCAAATCACAATGCATGGTTAATGGTTATATTAACCATGGGTACAAGGGCAAGAGTTGGAAAAGAGCACCCCAGAGGACATTCAGGAAACAAGGAAGCACGATTTCAGTTGTCGGCGATGCCTCAGCAGATGGCCGGGTCTGCAGTGCTGGCTTTCCAGGTGGGATCTCAGTGAATTGTGCCACCAGTCTAGACACTGTTGATTTGCCCCGTAATTCTGACCAAATGGCACCAGAGCCCAGCCCGTCAGCAACAgcaaagaaacagagaagaagaaagatatTCAGACGTAAGAAGAGGTGCGCCACCAACCTTACAGCTGCTTTGAATAAAATCATGAG AGGCACTGAGGCCGCCTGTCTGGAGAACTCGACACCCCCACTGGTCCCACCgaaagaggaggaagactgGGAGAATGAGATCAAAGAGGTCACACTGACTGACTGGGAAAAAATGGCTTTTTTACCGTATg GTCCAGAAGATGTGCTCCATTTTGCTCTGCGGGATTTGACGCTTAAAGAAAGGGACACAGTTGCAGTTGACCTGCCGGTGACAGCCAATTACAGCCCAGCTCGACACCACCCACGCCCTATGCAATGGTTCAGCTACAGCATTCCCACTGAGCAAGACCAGTTCGCAGATGCTGATGAGTAA